One region of Bacillota bacterium genomic DNA includes:
- a CDS encoding CapA family protein, translated as MKLYVVVAILIVVTAVSFSGSAAPVRADPSGQAAGEAGTSQVTLAFVGDIMLALRVADLIAKEGTDYPWRQVAPVLQAADLAVGNLECAVGTTGQPVPGKKYTFRAPPVALEGLARAGIDVVGLANNHALDYGQDCFLETLDNLKRAGVAYVGGGRNLEEAGRPYITELKGIKVGILGVCLHLPAGWGATAGKPGLFSGFDTPRLLKAIRDLDSQVDWTVVFVHWGVERADHPEKWHRTLAEQMLAAGADLIIGHHPHVWQGIDRREKSLVAYSLGNFIFTIRPEFPQQQQTGILLVTLTRDRIREVRVVPAHIPRAGETVLVQGDAAARMWDRIDRLSAPFATYVAGDGTVKRAAFADVRDHWAREYIGTLAARGIVAGDGAGRYRPQDSTTYAGLLTMLVRALRLPDSPQTVLPPELGHHWVAPYLRAAVGAGLWPAEEVASFPADAPIPRWKAAQTLAATMKVGGRPLPAVDSLPNHADLGEAPRPSLDAIARVSAAGLMRGYPDGRFGPNDPLTRAEAACIVLGLIQKLEQSPQAAAAAPADAAPPQAGAAGPP; from the coding sequence TCGTGGCCATCCTGATAGTGGTCACAGCCGTCTCTTTTTCTGGCAGCGCAGCCCCCGTGCGAGCCGACCCATCGGGACAGGCTGCAGGGGAGGCTGGGACTTCCCAGGTGACATTGGCGTTCGTGGGCGACATCATGCTGGCCTTGCGGGTAGCGGACCTGATCGCCAAAGAGGGAACGGACTACCCCTGGCGGCAGGTGGCGCCCGTGTTGCAAGCGGCCGACCTGGCGGTCGGCAACCTGGAATGTGCGGTGGGGACAACCGGGCAGCCCGTACCGGGCAAGAAGTATACTTTCCGCGCGCCGCCCGTGGCCCTGGAAGGACTGGCCCGCGCTGGGATCGACGTGGTGGGCCTGGCCAACAACCACGCCCTGGACTACGGACAGGACTGCTTCCTGGAAACCCTGGACAACCTGAAGCGGGCCGGAGTGGCATACGTGGGAGGCGGTCGCAACCTGGAGGAAGCCGGCCGGCCCTACATAACCGAACTCAAGGGGATTAAGGTTGGCATCTTAGGAGTGTGCCTGCACCTGCCCGCGGGGTGGGGTGCGACGGCAGGCAAACCCGGTCTGTTCTCCGGATTCGATACCCCCCGTCTCCTGAAGGCGATCCGGGATCTGGACTCCCAGGTCGACTGGACAGTGGTGTTCGTGCACTGGGGAGTGGAGCGCGCCGACCACCCGGAAAAGTGGCACCGGACGCTGGCAGAGCAGATGCTGGCGGCGGGAGCCGACCTGATCATCGGGCATCATCCCCACGTATGGCAGGGGATCGACCGCCGGGAGAAATCCCTGGTCGCCTATAGCCTGGGAAATTTCATCTTCACCATCCGTCCGGAATTCCCGCAGCAACAGCAGACCGGCATCCTGCTGGTAACACTGACCCGCGACCGCATCCGGGAAGTGCGGGTAGTCCCCGCCCACATACCGCGGGCCGGGGAAACCGTCCTGGTGCAGGGAGATGCAGCCGCCCGGATGTGGGATCGCATCGACCGGTTGTCGGCACCGTTTGCCACCTACGTCGCCGGCGACGGAACGGTGAAACGAGCGGCCTTCGCAGATGTGCGGGACCACTGGGCCCGGGAATACATCGGCACGCTGGCCGCCCGGGGAATCGTCGCAGGTGACGGCGCCGGCCGGTACCGGCCGCAGGATTCCACCACCTACGCGGGCCTCCTTACCATGCTGGTGCGCGCTCTCCGCCTGCCCGATTCTCCCCAGACCGTCCTTCCCCCCGAACTGGGACACCACTGGGTCGCCCCCTACCTGCGGGCAGCCGTGGGAGCGGGACTCTGGCCGGCAGAGGAAGTTGCATCCTTCCCGGCCGACGCCCCCATACCTCGCTGGAAAGCGGCGCAGACCCTGGCCGCCACCATGAAGGTGGGCGGCCGACCCCTGCCGGCAGTCGATTCCCTGCCCAACCACGCCGACCTGGGCGAAGCACCCCGGCCCAGCCTGGACGCCATCGCCCGCGTAAGCGCCGCCGGCCTCATGCGGGGATACCCCGACGGGAGGTTCGGCCCCAACGACCCCCTCACCAGGGCAGAAGCAGCCTGCATAGTACTCGGCCTGATTCAGAAGCTGGAGCAATCGCCGCAGGCGGCAGCGGCCGCACCCGCCGACGCAGCACCGCCGCAGGCAGGGGCTGCAGGTCCGCCGTGA